The genomic interval CGAGGTCGTCCAGGCTGGAGCCGGGTGACAGCATATCCAGTACGGCCGGCAGCCGGAGCGCGTAGGCCAGGTCGCGGGCCACCTCACCTGCCTCGATGAGCAGCGTCGAGTCCCAGACGTCGTGCCCGCCGCGGAGGTTCTCCACCACGAGGTCGAGCTCGTAGGAGTCCTCGTCCAGCGGGGCGACGTCGGCCGGCGTGATCCGCTCGACGAGCTGGTCCCAGGTGTCCAGGTCGGCCAGATCGTGCGGCGCGCCGGACCGGACGAATGTGACGAGAGCCTCAGGGCTCTTGAAGAGCAGCAGCTTCCCCCGGTACGTGAGGAAGGCCGGCACCTCCTCGCCCTCGTCCTCCTCCTCGGCCTCCGTCTCGGCCGCCTCGGCGTCGGGGTCGGCGGCCCCGGACTTGCCGTCCCGCTCCGCCTCCTCCTTCTCCGCCTCGGCGAACTGGTCGGCGACCTCCTCGTCGAGGATCACGACGGTCTCGTCGTCGTCCTCGTCCTCGTCGACCTCGGCCCGCCGGGACCGGCTGGCGAAGAGGTCGTCGTGCTCCCGGTCCTCGATGTCGGTCAGAGTCAGTTCGCTGGCCGGGCGGTACGCCCGCAGGGTGAAGCCGGAGCCCGAGGGGAGGGCGATCTCGACCGGGTCGATCCGGACCTCTTCCCACAGCGAACGGTCCGCCGTGCCGGACGTCGCCGGGGCGTCGCCGGTGCCGGCGGTGTCGTCGCTGCTTTCCGAGGAGCCGGCGTCGATCTGCCCGGGGTCGACAGCCCCGTCGCTTCCGACGGGCTCGTTTCCGGGCTCGTCGGTTTCGGGCCGGTGGGACGACTGGCGGGCCACGCTGACCTCCGTGTGCGCTCGATGTGGGCACCCGACCCGGCGAGGGTGCCGGCGGATCGGTGACTCTGCGCACACACCCTAGTAGGCCGGCGGCGGGCGTGGATGCCGGCACCCCGTTGGACTTCGCCGCATATATTAGTAGGCTTACTACCTATGAACGCCCAGGCGCTGCACGGCCATCTCGATGCGCTGCTGCTCGCGGTGCTTGAGCGGGGGGCGCTGCACGGCTACGCGATCATCGAGGCGCTCCGGGCCCGCAGCGGCGGCGTGCTCGATCTGCCAACCGGGACCATCTATCCGGCGCTGCGCCGGTTGGAGCGGGCCGGCTACGTCAGCAGCGCCTGGAGCACGGTCAACGGCCGCGAGCGCCGGACCTACGAGTTGACCGGTGCCGGGCAGCGTGCCCTGGCGGGTGAGCGGACGAGCTGGCAGGAGTTCAGTTCGACGGTGGGGCAGTTCCTCGGCGGAGCACCCACCCCCGGCGCACCCGCCTGAGGCGTCCGCGCCGGGCTCAGCCGCCGAGCGCCAGATAGTCCCGTTCCGCGCCGGTCTGGCGTAGCCACTGGTCGCGGTACCAGCCCGGTCGGTCGACGAGTTCGGCGTGGCTGCCCCGGTCGACGATCCGCCCCTGGTCGAGGACGACGACCTCGTCGTACCTGTCCACACCGGACAGTCGGTGCGTCACGAGTACCACGGTGCGGTCCGGGCCGGCGTACGCGGTCGCCGAGCCGAGCACCGCGTCGGCAGCCGTGGGGTCGAGACCCTCGGTCGGCTCGTCCAGCACCAGGATTCCGGCCGGGGCGGCGAGCAGGGCCCGGGCCAGCAGCAGCCGCTGACGTTGCCCGCCGGAGAGCTGACCGCCGTCCTCGCCCACCATCGTGTCCCAGCCGGCGGGCTGCTGGCGTACCCAGTCCAGCAGGCCCGCCGCCGAGGCCGCGCGGACCAGGTCCTCGTCGGTCCCGCCGGTCGGGTCGTCGCCGGTCCGGCCGAGCAGGAGGTTCTCCCGGACGGTGGCGTGGAAGACGTGTGCCTCGGCGAGGAGCCCGCCGACGATCCGGGGCAGCCGCTCGACGGGGAGGTCGGGCAGGTCGACGCCGTTCAGCAGAACCCGGCCGTGGTCCGGCCGGACCATCCCGGTCAGCACGGCGAGCAGGCTGCTCTTGCCGGCACCGCTCGGACCGACGACGGCGATCCGGCTCCCCGCCGGAAGGTCGAGGCTCACCCCGTCGAGCGCGGGCGGGCCCGGGCGACGGTACCGCAGGCTCACCCCCTCGACCCGGCAGTGCCAGCGTCGGGCCACCCGCGCCGTCCCGGAGCCGTCACCGGACCCGACGCCCGGGGTCGCCGCCGACTCCGCCGGGGCGTCCACCAGCAGGTCGGCCACCCGGGTCAGGCCGGCGCGCAGCCGGGTCCAGTGCCGGGCCGCGCCGACCAGCGCCAGGGCCGCCTCGACGGCGGCGAGCGTGCCGACCGCGAGGACCCCGACGAGTACCCCGGAGACGCCCGCCCGCAACGCCACGGTCAGTACGGCGGCGCTGGTCGCACCGGCCACCAGTACTCCGAGACCGTCGACGGCCCAGCCCAGCGCCGCCGTCCGGCGCTCCAGCCCGGCGAGTTCGCGGGCCCGGGCGTCCGCCCGGTCCAGCGCCGCTCCGGTCGCGCCGAACGCGGCCAGGTCGGCGGCGCCGGCGGTCAGGTCCACCGCGTCCCCGGCGAGCGCGCCGCGCAACGGCGCCACCCGGTGGGCGGTACGCCGGGTGAGCACCGCCGCCAGCGCCGGGAGCACGACTCCGGCCAGCAGCAGCCCGCCGGCCAGCGCCAGCCCGGCGAGCGGGGCGACGGCGGAGGCGCCGAGCACGGCGAGCAGGCCCACGAGGCTGGCCGCCGCCCCCGGGACCAGCACCCGGAGCAGCAGGTCCTGCACCGCCTCGACGTCCGAGACGAGCCGGCTGAGCAGGTCCGCGGAGCGCTGCGGGGCGGCGGTGCGCCGGGCCGCCAGCGCGGCGAAGACCCGGGCCCGAACCTCGGTGACGACCCGCAGCGCGGCGTCGTGCCCGGCCAGCCGCTCGGTGTAGCGCAGCACGCCCCGGCCGATCGCCAGGGCCCGTACCGCGACGATCGCCACGGTGAGGGTGTCCAGCGGGGGTCGGCCGGCGGCGCTGACCAGGAGCCAGGTCGCGGTCGCCAGCAGGGCCAGCCCGGCGAGTTCGGTACCGGCGGCGAGCAGGCCGGCGCCGAGCAGCCGACCGAGGTACGGGCGGGCCAGCCGCCAGACGGTCCGTTCGGGACGCAGTCTCACGCCACCACCTCCCGGGGCAGCGCCGCGACCGGCTCCTGCTCGGTCACCCGTCCGTCCTCGACCCGGAAGACCCGGTCCGCCTCGGCCAGCAGCGTCGGGCGGTGCGCCACCAGCAGGGCCGTACGGCCGGCGACCAGCCGTCGGGTGGCCGCGAGTACGGCCGCCTCGGAACCGGCGTCGAGCCGGGCGGTGGGCTCGTCGAGCAGCACGATCGGGGCGTCCCGGAGGAAGGCCCGGGCCAGCGCCACCCGCTGCCGCTGCCCGCTGGAGAGCCCGTGGCCGCGCTCGCCGAGCCGGGTGTCGAGACCGTCGGGGAGGTCGGCGACCACCTCGGTCAGGTCGGCGGCCCGGACCGCGTCCCGGACCGCCCCGATCGGCGCGTCCGGTGCGCCGAGCCGGATGTTGTCGGCCAGCGAGGTGCCGAACAGGTGGGCCCGCTGCGGTACCCAGGCCAGTTGCCGGCGCCACCCGGCCAGGTCCAGCGTCGCCAGGTCGGTACCGCCGACTGTGATCCGCCCGCTGCTGGGGGTGACGAATCCGAGCAGCAGGTTCAGCAGGGTGCTCTTGCCGGCGCCGCTCGGTCCGACGACCGCGATCCGTTCGCCGGGCCGGATGGTGAGGGTGACGTCCCGCAGCGCGATGCCGCGCTGGTATTCCACGGTCACGGACTCGAACCTGATCTCGCCGTGCCGGGCGTGCTCGCTCTGTCCGCCGTGCCCGCCGTGCCCGCCGGGCGTGGGTGGGTGTTCGCCGTCCCGGCCGCCCGGGTCGCCGGTGCGCACGGCGGCCGGCGCGGCCGGAGCCCGGGCGGCGGTGCTGCCGGCGGGCGGCTCGGGGCCGAGCAGGGTCAGCGCCTCGTCCAGCGCGGTCAGTCCCTCCTGGCTGGCGTGGAACTGGCTGCCGGCGGCGCGCAGCGGCAGGAACGCCTCGGGGGCGAGCAGCAGCACCAGCAGCGCGGTCTGCAGGGCGAGCCCGCCGCCGAGCAGCCGCAGGCCGACCGGCACCGCGACCAGGGCGACCGAGAGGGTGGCGACCAGTTCGAGTACCAGCGCGGAGAGGAAGGCGATCCGCAGCGTCCGCATCGTCGCGCGGCGGTGCCGGTCGGCCATCCGGCGTACCACGGCCACCTGGGCGGGGGCCCGGCCGAACAGGTGCAGGGTGGGCAGCCCGCGCAGCATGTCCAGGAAGTGGCCGCCGAGCAGTGCCAGCCGGCGCCACTGGCGTTCGGTGGCGGCCTGGGCCTGCCAGCCGAGCAGCGCTCCGAAGATCGGGACCAGCGGCAGGGTCGCCGCGATCACCAGGGCGGAACTCCAGTCGGCGAGGAACAGCCGGGCCAGTACGGCCAGCGGCACCGTGATGCTCAGCACGAGCTGCGGCAGGTAGCCGGTGAAGTACGCGTCCAGCGCGTCCAAACCGCGCCCGGCCAGGGTGGCGAGCTGACCGCCGCGCTGCCCGGAGAGCCAGGCGGGTCCGCGCCGGTCGACGGCGGCGAGCAGGTCGGCCCGGAGGCTGGCCTTGACCGTGGCGGCGGTCCGGGCCGCCAGGGTGCCCTGCGCCCAGAGCAGGGCCGCCCGGCCGGCCACACTGGCCAGGAAGCCGGCCAGCGCGGCCCGGTCGAGGTGCCCGCCGGCCGCCTCGGCCAGCACGATGGCGAGGGTGGTGGCCTGGGCGATGACGAGTCCGGCGGCGACGACGCCGAGCACGCCGAGCAGTCCGAGCTGACGCCGTGCGCCGGGCACCCGGCGCAGCAGGCGGGGATCGAACGGGCGGCGACTCACCGCCGCACCGGAAGGCCGGCGATCGGCCGCAGCGGGAGGCTGGCGATCGGCGGGGCCGGGAGGCTGGCGATCGGCCGCAGCGGGAGGCCGGCGATCGGCCGGGCCGGGTGGACCTGCGCGCCGCCCGGCACCGGCGTCCGCGGCGCTGCCGGCGGCGGGGGCGATGCCGGGGTGGGTGCCGGGACCGGCGACGGTGGGAACCGGGGCGATGCCGGCGGCATCACCCCGTCCGTCCGGCGTGGCCGGCGACCGTCGAAGACCCATTTCCCACGCATCTTTTCGGGCAGCTTCCGTGACAGGGCCAGTTTACTACGAGATGTAGTAGATGCCCGACGACTCAGTGCAGGAACAGCGACACCGGCAGGGTGACCAGGGCCGTCGCCAGCGCCAGCGCGGTCGCGCCGGGCAGCCGGCCCGGTCGGCGTACCTCCAGCAGGCGCTGCACCCGGGCGTCGAGTTCACCGTCGGCGACCCCGAGCGCACCGGCCGGGGTGACCCGGGCACCCGCGCTGGCGAACCGCAGCAGCGCGGCGGCGAGCGGGCCGTCGGCGTGCAGCCGCCGGGCCTTGTCGTCGGCCCGCATCTCCACCAGCAGGGCGACGGCGTCGTGTGCCGCGCGTACCCAGCCGACGCCGGGTAGTGCCCGGCAGAGCGCGGTGAAGGGAAGCAGCACCAGGTCGTGCCGCTCGTCGGCGTGCGCCCGCTCGTGGCTGAGTACGGCCGCGAGCTGCGCCCGGTCGAGCAGGCTCAGGGTGCCGGCGCTGACCACCACCTGCGGGCGTACCCCGGGCAGGCAGTACGCGGCCGCGCTGGGGTGGTCGAGCACGAGTGCGCCGGGGGCGGCCGGGTCGTCCCGGGCCACCAGGGTCAGCAGGTCCCGGTGCCGGCGCTGGGCGCGCAGCGCGCCGAGCAGGCTCCGCGCCGTCGAGCCGAGCAGCACCGCCGCCACCCCCAGCCCGATGCCGACCAGGCCGAGATGGGTCACCCCCAGGCCGGGCGGCAGGTCGCCACCGCCGAAGAGGTCACCGGCGAGCGAGCGCAGTGCGGAACCGGTGCCCTGGCCGTACGGGGCGAGCCCGAGCGAGATCGGCAGCCCGATCGCGGAGAGCCCCAGCGCCAGCCCGACGAACTGCCAGCAGACGATCGCGACCCGGGGACTGTGCCACGCCCACCCCGCGCCGAGCCGGCCGGAACGGGCCAGCACCTGGGCGGCGAGATAGCAGGCCAGCACGGCGAGCGCGAAGTGCGCGGCGTAGAGCATCGGCTCAGCCCTGCCGTTCCGCGGCCGGCGGCCGGTCGGACGCGGCCGGGAACTCGTCGGCCTCCTCGTCGAGCGCCGCGCGCAGCACCTCGGCCTCGGTCCCGGTCACCGAGCGGGCGAACCGGACCAGCGCGGCGTCCCGGCTGCCGGCCAGATCCAGCGCGTCGAGCATCAGCCGGGCGATGTGCGCCTCGCGGCTGGCGGCCGGCCGGTAGCGCCAGGCCCGCCCCTCCCGTTCCCGCTCGACCATGCCCTTGCCGGCGAGCCGGTCGAGCACCGTCATCACCGTGGTGTACGCCAGCTCACGGTCCCGCAACGCCTCGGCCACCTCGCGGACGGTCGCCCCGGCACCGGTACCCCGGTCCCAGAGCACGTCCATCACCGCACGTTCGAGATCACCGAGTCGCGTCACGCGGCAATTCTACTACCCGTTGTCGTATAGTCTCCGCCCCGGTGGCCGCCATGTGACGCGGCTCCGGCCCCCGGCTCAGACGCCCTTCGGGTGCCAGACGGTCTTCGTCTCCAGCAGCGCGGTCATCCGGCCGATGCCGGGATCGGCGGTCCAGTCGACCGGCCCGGCCGCCGGCCGGAGCACCCGCTTGAGGTTTCCGGCCGCCGCCCGCTCCAGCTCGGCGGCGAGCCCCGGATCGTCCACCCCGGTCAGGTCGAGCGCGTTCACGTCCATGTGCCCGGCCAGCCACGGCGCGGTCTCGGCCGGCCGGCCGGTGAGCAGGTTCACCACCCCGCCGGGCAGGTCGGAGGTGGCCAGCACCTCGGAGAGGGTGATCGCGGGCAGCGGGCTCGCCTCGGCGACCAGTACCACCACCGTGTTGCCGGTGACGATCGCCGGGGCCACCACGCTGACCAGCCCGAGCAGCGCCGGCTCGGCCGGGGCGAGCACCCCGACCACCCCGGTCGGCTCCGGCGCGGAGATGTTGAAGTACGGCCCGGCGACCGGGTTGGCGTTGCCGTACACCTGGGTCAGCTTGTCGGCCCAGCCGGCGTACCAGACCCAGCGGTCGATCGCCTCGTCGACCTCGTCGGCCGGCACACCGAGACCGACGAACTGGTCCCGCCGGCCCTCCAACATCTCGGCGACCCGGTAGAGGATCTGCCCCCGGTTGTACGCGGTCGCACCCGACCAGCCCTTGACCGCCGCCCGCGCCGCGAGCACGGCGTCCCGGACGTCCTTGCGGGAGGCGAGTGCCACGTTGGAGTTCTGCACCGGATACGACCGCCCCGACTCGCTGCGCGGGAACTTCCCGCCGATGAAGAGCTTGTACGTCTTGCGTACCGCCACCCGTTCAGACATCGAGGTACGCCTCCAGCCCCTGCCGGCCGCCCTCTCGGCCGTAGCCCGACTCCTTGTAGCCGCCGAACGGCGAGGTGGGGTCGAACTTGTTGAACGTGTTCGCCCAGACGACTCCGGCGCGCAGCCGGTCGGCCATCCAGAGGATCCGGGAACCCTTGTCGGTCCAGATCCCGGCCGAGAGCCCGTACGGCGTGTTGTTCGCCTTCTCCACCGCCTCGGCCGGGGTCCGGAAGGTCAGCACCGAGAGCACCGGCCCGAAGATCTCCTCCCGGGCGATCCGGTGTGCCTGGCTGACCCCGGTGAAGATGGTCGGGGCGAACCAGAAGCCCCGGTCCGGCAGCTCGCACGGCGGGGACCAGCGCTCGGCCCCCTCACTCGACCCGATCTCGCTGAGCGTCCGGATCCGGTCGAGCTGGGCCGCCGAGTTGATCGCGCCGATGTCGGTGTTCTTGTCCAGCGGGTCGCCGACCCGCAGCCGGGCCATCCGGCGCTTGAGCGAGGCGAGCACCTCGTCGTACACCGATTCCTGGACCAGCAGCCGGGAGCCGGCGCAGCAGACGTGGCCCTGGTTGAAGAAGATGCCGTTGACGATGCCCTCGACGGCCTGGTCGACCGGGGCGTCGTCGAAGACGATGTTCGCCGCCTTGCCGCCCAGCTCCAGGGTGAGCTTCTTGCGGGTGCCGGCGACCGAGCGGGCGATCTGCCGGCCGACCTCGGTGGAGCCGGTGAAGGCGACCTTGTCGATCCCGTCGTGCTCGACCAGCGCCCGGCCGGTCTCGCCGGCCCCGGTGACGATGTTGACCACCCCGGGCGGCAGGTCGGCCTGCTGGCAGATCTCGGCGAAGAGCAGGGCGCTCAGCGGGGTGGTCTCGGCCGGCTTGAGCACCACCGTGTTGCCGGCGGCCAGCGCCGGGGCGATCTTCCAGGCGAGCATCAGCAGCGGGAAGTTCCACGGGATGACCTGACCGGCGACGCCGAGTGGGCGCGGGTCCGGGCCGAAGCCGGCGTGGCCGAGCTTGTCGGCCCAGCCGGCGTAGTAGAAGAAGTGCGCGGCGACCAGCGGGACGTCGACGTCCCGGGACTCGCGGATCGGCTTGCCGTTGTCCAGCGACTCCAGCACGGCCAGCTCGCGGCCCCGCTCCTGGATGATCCGGGCGATCCGGAACAGGTACTTGGCCCGGTCCCGGCCCGGCATCGGCCCCCAGACCTCGTCGTACGCCCGGCGGGCCGCCCGGACCGCCCGGTCCACGTCGCCGGGGCCGGCCTCGGCGACCTCGGCGAGCACCTCTTCGGAGGCCGGGTTGATCGACTTGATCGTGCCGCCGTCACCCGGCTCGACGAACTCGCCGTCGACGAAGAGCCCGTACGACGGCTTCAGGTCCACGACGGCGCGCGACTCCGGCGC from Plantactinospora sp. BC1 carries:
- the cydC gene encoding thiol reductant ABC exporter subunit CydC; the protein is MRLRPERTVWRLARPYLGRLLGAGLLAAGTELAGLALLATATWLLVSAAGRPPLDTLTVAIVAVRALAIGRGVLRYTERLAGHDAALRVVTEVRARVFAALAARRTAAPQRSADLLSRLVSDVEAVQDLLLRVLVPGAAASLVGLLAVLGASAVAPLAGLALAGGLLLAGVVLPALAAVLTRRTAHRVAPLRGALAGDAVDLTAGAADLAAFGATGAALDRADARARELAGLERRTAALGWAVDGLGVLVAGATSAAVLTVALRAGVSGVLVGVLAVGTLAAVEAALALVGAARHWTRLRAGLTRVADLLVDAPAESAATPGVGSGDGSGTARVARRWHCRVEGVSLRYRRPGPPALDGVSLDLPAGSRIAVVGPSGAGKSSLLAVLTGMVRPDHGRVLLNGVDLPDLPVERLPRIVGGLLAEAHVFHATVRENLLLGRTGDDPTGGTDEDLVRAASAAGLLDWVRQQPAGWDTMVGEDGGQLSGGQRQRLLLARALLAAPAGILVLDEPTEGLDPTAADAVLGSATAYAGPDRTVVLVTHRLSGVDRYDEVVVLDQGRIVDRGSHAELVDRPGWYRDQWLRQTGAERDYLALGG
- a CDS encoding DNA primase; translation: MARQSSHRPETDEPGNEPVGSDGAVDPGQIDAGSSESSDDTAGTGDAPATSGTADRSLWEEVRIDPVEIALPSGSGFTLRAYRPASELTLTDIEDREHDDLFASRSRRAEVDEDEDDDETVVILDEEVADQFAEAEKEEAERDGKSGAADPDAEAAETEAEEEDEGEEVPAFLTYRGKLLLFKSPEALVTFVRSGAPHDLADLDTWDQLVERITPADVAPLDEDSYELDLVVENLRGGHDVWDSTLLIEAGEVARDLAYALRLPAVLDMLSPGSSLDDLDEALRATVAGGLGGFRGRRRLKKIGAQTASLGWRTIIGKISAAVDWRD
- a CDS encoding PadR family transcriptional regulator produces the protein MNAQALHGHLDALLLAVLERGALHGYAIIEALRARSGGVLDLPTGTIYPALRRLERAGYVSSAWSTVNGRERRTYELTGAGQRALAGERTSWQEFSSTVGQFLGGAPTPGAPA
- a CDS encoding aldehyde dehydrogenase family protein, whose translation is MSERVAVRKTYKLFIGGKFPRSESGRSYPVQNSNVALASRKDVRDAVLAARAAVKGWSGATAYNRGQILYRVAEMLEGRRDQFVGLGVPADEVDEAIDRWVWYAGWADKLTQVYGNANPVAGPYFNISAPEPTGVVGVLAPAEPALLGLVSVVAPAIVTGNTVVVLVAEASPLPAITLSEVLATSDLPGGVVNLLTGRPAETAPWLAGHMDVNALDLTGVDDPGLAAELERAAAGNLKRVLRPAAGPVDWTADPGIGRMTALLETKTVWHPKGV
- the cydD gene encoding thiol reductant ABC exporter subunit CydD, coding for MSRRPFDPRLLRRVPGARRQLGLLGVLGVVAAGLVIAQATTLAIVLAEAAGGHLDRAALAGFLASVAGRAALLWAQGTLAARTAATVKASLRADLLAAVDRRGPAWLSGQRGGQLATLAGRGLDALDAYFTGYLPQLVLSITVPLAVLARLFLADWSSALVIAATLPLVPIFGALLGWQAQAATERQWRRLALLGGHFLDMLRGLPTLHLFGRAPAQVAVVRRMADRHRRATMRTLRIAFLSALVLELVATLSVALVAVPVGLRLLGGGLALQTALLVLLLAPEAFLPLRAAGSQFHASQEGLTALDEALTLLGPEPPAGSTAARAPAAPAAVRTGDPGGRDGEHPPTPGGHGGHGGQSEHARHGEIRFESVTVEYQRGIALRDVTLTIRPGERIAVVGPSGAGKSTLLNLLLGFVTPSSGRITVGGTDLATLDLAGWRRQLAWVPQRAHLFGTSLADNIRLGAPDAPIGAVRDAVRAADLTEVVADLPDGLDTRLGERGHGLSSGQRQRVALARAFLRDAPIVLLDEPTARLDAGSEAAVLAATRRLVAGRTALLVAHRPTLLAEADRVFRVEDGRVTEQEPVAALPREVVA
- a CDS encoding aldehyde dehydrogenase family protein, which gives rise to MFEYAPAPESRAVVDLKPSYGLFVDGEFVEPGDGGTIKSINPASEEVLAEVAEAGPGDVDRAVRAARRAYDEVWGPMPGRDRAKYLFRIARIIQERGRELAVLESLDNGKPIRESRDVDVPLVAAHFFYYAGWADKLGHAGFGPDPRPLGVAGQVIPWNFPLLMLAWKIAPALAAGNTVVLKPAETTPLSALLFAEICQQADLPPGVVNIVTGAGETGRALVEHDGIDKVAFTGSTEVGRQIARSVAGTRKKLTLELGGKAANIVFDDAPVDQAVEGIVNGIFFNQGHVCCAGSRLLVQESVYDEVLASLKRRMARLRVGDPLDKNTDIGAINSAAQLDRIRTLSEIGSSEGAERWSPPCELPDRGFWFAPTIFTGVSQAHRIAREEIFGPVLSVLTFRTPAEAVEKANNTPYGLSAGIWTDKGSRILWMADRLRAGVVWANTFNKFDPTSPFGGYKESGYGREGGRQGLEAYLDV
- a CDS encoding M56 family metallopeptidase, encoding MLYAAHFALAVLACYLAAQVLARSGRLGAGWAWHSPRVAIVCWQFVGLALGLSAIGLPISLGLAPYGQGTGSALRSLAGDLFGGGDLPPGLGVTHLGLVGIGLGVAAVLLGSTARSLLGALRAQRRHRDLLTLVARDDPAAPGALVLDHPSAAAYCLPGVRPQVVVSAGTLSLLDRAQLAAVLSHERAHADERHDLVLLPFTALCRALPGVGWVRAAHDAVALLVEMRADDKARRLHADGPLAAALLRFASAGARVTPAGALGVADGELDARVQRLLEVRRPGRLPGATALALATALVTLPVSLFLH
- a CDS encoding BlaI/MecI/CopY family transcriptional regulator, with the protein product MTRLGDLERAVMDVLWDRGTGAGATVREVAEALRDRELAYTTVMTVLDRLAGKGMVEREREGRAWRYRPAASREAHIARLMLDALDLAGSRDAALVRFARSVTGTEAEVLRAALDEEADEFPAASDRPPAAERQG